The following are from one region of the Nocardioides marmotae genome:
- a CDS encoding C40 family peptidase, giving the protein MLNGRKRIIPALTGLAIVGIVGFGPSVPAQAEPDIKDVESRVDQLFHEAEQASERFNDARIELRELKRDLRSLKADENRQGDRLEGVREQVERSVVRQYQGQGLSAVGQVLVSDDPQGFLSELSTMSAFDDLQDQMYGDYTAELKALDIRREATEDRADQVAEVKAQLAEEKSEIDEKLEEAQALLARLEEKEREKLVSRDTTRPPASVPASGRAGAAIAYAMAQVGDAYVYGAAGPSAFDCSGLTMMAWGAAGVSLPHSSSAQYSSGPRVAESDLQPGDLVFYYSPISHVGMYIGNGMIVHAANPGAGVTTAPLHSMPYVGAVRPG; this is encoded by the coding sequence GTGCTCAACGGCCGGAAGCGCATCATCCCCGCCCTCACCGGGCTCGCCATCGTCGGCATCGTCGGATTCGGCCCCTCTGTCCCGGCGCAGGCCGAGCCAGACATCAAGGACGTCGAGTCCCGGGTCGACCAGCTCTTCCACGAGGCCGAGCAGGCCTCGGAGCGGTTCAACGACGCGCGCATCGAGCTCCGCGAGCTCAAGCGCGACCTGCGCTCGCTCAAGGCCGACGAGAACCGCCAGGGCGACCGCCTCGAGGGCGTACGCGAGCAGGTCGAGCGCTCGGTGGTCCGCCAGTACCAGGGCCAGGGCCTCTCCGCCGTCGGCCAGGTCCTGGTCTCCGACGACCCGCAGGGCTTCCTCTCCGAGCTCTCGACGATGTCGGCCTTCGACGACCTGCAGGACCAGATGTACGGCGACTACACCGCCGAGCTCAAGGCGCTCGACATCCGCCGCGAGGCCACCGAGGACCGCGCGGACCAGGTCGCCGAGGTCAAGGCGCAGCTCGCCGAGGAGAAGTCGGAGATCGACGAGAAGCTCGAGGAGGCCCAGGCCCTCCTCGCCCGGCTCGAGGAGAAGGAGCGCGAGAAGCTGGTCTCGCGCGACACCACCCGTCCGCCGGCCTCCGTCCCGGCCTCCGGCCGCGCCGGCGCCGCGATCGCCTACGCGATGGCCCAGGTCGGCGACGCCTACGTCTACGGCGCAGCCGGGCCGAGCGCCTTCGACTGCTCCGGCCTGACCATGATGGCGTGGGGCGCGGCCGGCGTGTCGCTGCCGCACTCCTCCAGCGCCCAGTACTCCTCCGGGCCGCGCGTCGCCGAGAGCGACCTCCAGCCCGGCGACCTGGTCTTCTACTACAGCCCGATCAGCCACGTCGGCATGTACATCGGCAACGGCATGATCGTCCACGCCGCCAACCCCGGCGCCGGTGTCACCACCGCGCCGCTGCACTCGATGCCGTACGTCGGCGCGGTGCGCCCTGGCTGA